In the genome of Oncorhynchus mykiss isolate Arlee chromosome 30, USDA_OmykA_1.1, whole genome shotgun sequence, the window aacacttttattcttaaaactgcattgttggttaagggcttgtaagtaagcatttcactttaaggtctacacctgttgtatttggtgcatgtgacaaatcaaattcgATTTTTGACACGGCAAATTTTATCTTCCTCCTGACTTGCTCACTTCACAGATTGAGGATTTGAGAATGAAAGTGGTTGAGATCCAGGGCATGAAGAAGCCAGCTCTGAAGAAAGTGCGTATGTCTGCTGATGCTATGCTTCAGGCTCTGCTGGGCACCAAGCACAAGGCTTCCATGGATTTCAGAGCCAACTTGAAAGAAGTGAAGAAGGAGGTCAAAGAGGAGGTGGGTATTTGTGTGGAAACCTACAAAGCAGAGAATCACAGTACCCGAGTATTGTGTCCCAAATGTGTTCTGAGCTTTGTGGAAAAAGGATcagttatttcatattttatccTCTATTTGTGACATCATAAACTTTCTGTCATGCAGGCAGCGGATGCAGTTGGTGACTGGCGCAAGAACGTTGATGAACAGGCTGGCATGGATGGCAGAAAGAAGAAGTTTCAGGGTTAAACACATTCCGTTTTCAGTCATAGCCGACTTTTGTGTTTTGTCGTATTGTGGTACAGAGACGGATTTATATGACCTTGTTGTTAGGTATCCCTGCAGGAAGAGGATCTTTGATTTTAAAATGCTATTATTTTTTGATACTGTAGGTTCAAATATGTATTTGACACTATGGTTTtggatatctctctctcccctctcccccactctctctctctttttctctcgctgtctctctttctttctatttaACTTTTCAGTGTAATTTGCAAATGTTTTTGGCTATTGTATAGTGAGATGGAAAGGGTAAATATTTGTAGCTTCACCCACTCTTAACATCACACAGCTTCCCATCTGCATCTGTAACATTCACTAAAAGGAGTATATTCACtaacagaaaaataaaaataaaaacaattgtaaAAAGCGTGtgattgtttttgtagtgttttcCTACAAGATCATTGCCAGTTAGGCCAAAATTGTCACTGGGCGTGCTTCTGCCAGCAAAAACATTACACTCAAAGAATGCGTGCATATTTGCCCAGATGAGCCCTTAGATCACAATATCTTTGAGTCTGTAAGGTTCTGTAATTGATCCAGCAGCCTTGCTGTAGGATGTTGTTTGTGTTATGCCAAGCTTGCATTTAGATCTGGAAATTGGACCTGTGCAATGAATAGATCCAACCCAATGCATATAACTAACATTTACAGGATTCCATGGATCTAGATCAGAGGAAAATGATTAAATACTTAATATATCTATTTTTGTTATTTATATTTAGAATTTAAAattgaaacacaacaaacacacaaccCTGGATTGAACAACCAATTATGATTTGCTAAGTAACCAACCTCCTATTTAATCCAGATTAACAAATTGTTATCAGATGTATACCGTTTGTAAAAAAACATCTTCTTAACATCTGTTTTAGCTAATGGAAAGGCATTGGGAAATGGTCATGTGATATTAGTGTACCATATTTGTTAACACATGAATGCCcttcaaaaataataataataataataatattaataatgatgatgataataacgGATTTCATATATATAGTAATTTTCCAGATGCTCCACCAGAGGCCTCCACATGTTGAAATATTAGGAAGTTTGGGCTGCCATTgtctttttacctttattttagcagGGAGTCTTATTGAGAccgagtgtcacgccctgaccttagagcgttttatgtctctattttggttcggTCAGgatgtgatttggggtgggcattctatgatcctttttctatgtttttgtatttctttgttttggccgggtatggttctcaatcagggacagctgtctatcgttgtctctgattgggaaccatacttaggtagcttttttccACAGGGTTTTTGCgggtagttaatttctgtttagtgttttgcaccttTCTGGACTGTTTTGGTTATtgcctttgttattttgttatagtgttctgTTTTAATAAAGAAAGCATGAACACTTACAACGCTGCACTTTGGCCCGATGAGTCCTCTTCTTCAGAAGACGAAtaccgttacagaactacccaccataaatggaccaagcagcgtggtaaagtGGAGCAGAGGGTtcaggactcctggacttgggaggagatattggacggacaggggcccttcagtccggagcttccagaggcgcccttcagtccggagcttccagaggcgcccttcagtccggagcttccagaggcgcccttcagtccggagcttccagaggcgcccttcagtccggagctctCTACGAGGGTGCCCAACccgggcccgcaacgagggtccccagtccggggcccgctacgagggtccccagtccggggcccgctacgagggtccccagtccggggcccgctacgagggtccccagtccggggccagctacgagggtccccagtccggggcccgctacgagggtccccagtccggggcccgctacgagggtccccagtccggggccagctacgagggtccccagtccggggtcggtgGTGAGGGTCCCCGCTCtagaggcgccacctaagtgggccaagccagaggtggagcggggtctacgtccctcaccagagccgccaccgcggagaaatgcccacccagaccctcccctataggttcaggttttgcggccggagtcctttagggggggggggggggggggggggtactgtcacgccctgaccttagagctttttatgtctctattttggtttggtcagggtgtgatttgggtgggcattctatgttcctttttctatgtttttgtatttctttgttttggccgggtatggttctcaatcagggacagctgtctatcgttgtctctgattgggaaccatacttggGTAGATTTTTCCCACAGGGTTTTTGCgggtagttaatttctgtttagtgttttgcaccttTCTGGACTGTTTTGGTTATtgcctttgttattttgttatagtgttctgttttaataaagaaagcatgaacacttacaacgctgcgctttggtccgatgattcctcttcttcagacgacgaTTACCGTTACACCAAGGTTTGTTTTGACAAGACCAGCAGCAATTCCACATTGAAAgttatacaaaaataaaattaTAGAAAAACAATCCTCTGTGAAGAGGTCCTATACCAACAATGTGAACTGCCGAAAGGCACCAATGCATCCAACTGAAGGGTATTCTGAAGATTGTTCCATAAGTGAGGTACGATTAAAACTAAAAGATGCTTCAACTACATCTGTATTGACGGAAGGATTTCAAGAGTTAGCTATCCAAGTATGGTTTCTCGTAAATATAACCAGAGTATGTCAAAATAGATACATGTATTAAGACATTAGTGGATAAACATATGCAGCAAGCTATTTACCCATGAACATTATCAGTTAAACACGGATTTACTCAGATGTGCCCATCCTAGAACCAAACCAACCATTCATGCTCAATATCTGAACTGTGGAGGTATGTTAAATGCTTAGCCTTAGACTGTTCAGAGTATCGATATCAAACCTCCAGGCAGCCAGCTCCTCCCACTGGCATAGTGACACCAAAGCATTCCGTCTATGGTCATGAAGGCCTGCCTGTATTTAACGGCTCTCCAGCAGTAAGACCTGGGCTGGGCATCTTAGGTTACCTCCAAGTAGCTCAAATGCAGGGCTGAGACTGGAGGACTGGCTTAGTATATCCCTGACCCTGCTTCCGAATGCAAGGAGATGCCACAGTGCTATATTTGGATCATCTGACTTCACCAACTTTAATATTATtacacttatcaagataacacccctggtcatccctactgcttatGATCTAACGGACTCACtgaacacatgctttgtttgtaaatggcaGTGTTGGAACGTGCCCCTGGCTAtgtgtaaatttaaaaaacaagaaaatggtgctgtctggtttacttaatataaggaattagaaattatttatacttctatttttgatacttaaatatattttagcaGTTATATTTACTTTTGATGATTAAGTAtgcttaaaaccaaatacttttcgaCACTTACTCAATTATGATAGATCGGgttctttttccaccactgttcagGAGACTCCTTGGAGGAGATTTACTGTCAGTGATTTCCTGGGGAAGAAATGCAGTCTGCTGGACCTGGTTTAATGTGGCCTTGGTTCAACTCTAGTGGGGATGCGTTGATCATAATTTGGCTGCTGATCCTCTGTCTCCACTTCCAAATGGAGGATGTTTTTCTTATTACTTGAGAGGGGCAAAATGAGAAATTTAGTGAAGAACAGTTTTTTTAAAACTTGTATTTAATCAGGcgagtcagttaaaaacaaattcttatttacaatgacggactggTTGTTATTGAGACAGTTAGGACCTTTTTAATGTTacaattttgttgttgttcagaCAATTAGGGCCCTTTTAATGTTACAACTTGGTTGTTGTTCAGACAGTTAGGACTCTGTCAATGTTACGACCTGGTTGTTATTCAGATAGTTAGGACTCTGTCAATGTTACGACCTGGTTGTTATTCAGATAATTAGGACTCTGTCAATGTTACGACCTGGTTGTTATTCAGATAGTTAGGACTCTGTCAATGTTACGACCTGGTTGTTATTCAGATAGTTAGGACTCTGTCAATGTTACAACCTGGTTGTTATTCAGATAGTTAGGACTCTGTCAATGTTACGGCCTGGTTGTTATTCAGATAGTTAGGACTCTGTCAATGTTACGACCTGGTTGTTATTCAGATAGTTAGGACCCTGTCAATGTTACGACCTGGTTGTTATTCAGATAGTTAGGACCTTTTCAATGTTACGACCTGGTTGTTATTCAGATAGTTAGGACTCTGTCAATGTTACGGCCTGGTTGTTATTCAGATAGTTAGGACCTTTTCAATGTTACGACCTGGTTGTTATTCAGATAGTTAGGACCCTGTCAATGTTACGACCTGGTTGTTATTCAGATAGTTAGGACATTTTCAATGTTACGACCTGGTTGTTATTCAGATAGTTAGGACCCTGTCAATGTTACGATCTGGTTGTTATTCAGATAGTTAGGACCTTTTCAATGTTACGACCTGGTTGTTATTCAGATAGTTAGGACCCTGTCAATGTTACGACCTGGTTGTTATTCAGATAGTTAGGACTCTGTCAATGTTACGACCTGGTTGTTATTCAGATAGTTAGGACCCTGTCAATGTTACGACCTGGTTGTTATTCAGATAGTTAGGACATTTTCAATGTTACGACCTGGTTGTTATTCAGATAGTTAGGACCCTGTCAATGTTACGACCTGGTTGTTATTCAGATAGTTAGGACCTTTTCAATGTTACGACCTGGTTGTTATTCAGATAGTTAGGACTCTGTCAATGTTACGACCTGGTTGTTATTCAGATAGTTAGGACCCTGTCAATGTTACGACCTGGTTGTTATTCAGATAGTTAGGACCCTGTCAATGTTACGACCTGGTTGTAGGACAGATGCCGTGCGGATGCCGTGCGGAAATAAGACATGACATTGATAGATGAAAAATGCTCACATTTGGTAGTCATATCGCCTCTACTGGCATACCCAGTCTGCAGCCAAGCATGTGTTGATATTCTGTCAGTAATAGCATGACTTGCAGTGGGTTCCGTCTTATTTCAAACCCATGAGCATGTGAgagaacacactgctggtggACCGTCAGCCCTAGAAACAGAGCCAGCATTCACAAGGTAGCATTTATCAGCTGGCTAGAGATACGGAATCAAGTCAACATATGGAAAAAATCTACTTCAGCTAAGTCCCCTTCTGTTTTCCTTATGATCATCATGGCCCTTATTTCACCGACCTGAACCTGCTTCTGACTGAAGCAAAGCCCAAAAAACAGACACCACTGGCGGCTTGCACAGTAAAGTTGGCAGAGATTTGAGTTGACCTTGTGTCCGTTTCCTGTCTCTTTATCCAGAAAGAACTGAAATGTCTCTATAATACCAACAGTTGACAGAGCCAACAGGGCCTTTGTGATCACCCAATGATACCCTCTGACATTCAGTCACTGTTTTATCACCTTCACTGCTGTACCAAGCTCACAGTACAGTGAGAGAATAGGAAGGGTTACACTGTACCCCAAATCCAGGTTAACCATAACAGGGTCACCATTACCAGAGCCACCAATGACGCATGTTAACTACGACTGTATCAGCAATTGAGGCATTTTCTGGATTGCCTTGCTGCCATGGATCGGTGCCAAATGCCCCCAGGACACAGGCGGCTCATAGCAGGGATATGAGGTCATACTGCTGCCAGCCTGCTCTAATGACCCATAGTAACCCAGTCAAGACTCTTCCTGTTTGATGTTGAGCCTTTCGCTTCGGCCTGTGGAATGTTCCAGGTCCTGAGAACATTGGGCTATGGCTATCATAAATGGCAtcctgtcaaaagtagtgcaatatatagggaataaggagccattttggacacagcccAGGTCTCTAGGGTTATAGAAGCCTCTGTTCCCATAGAAAAGCCAGGGCCTCTGCCTGCTGCAGACTAGGAAGAATGTGCGCCCCATGGAGGATTGAATGTGAGACATACTGACCCTGGTGGCATTAGGAATTAGAATGGGAATGTAGTCTCAAAGCCCCATGCACTTTGTGAATATCTGGTTGATCACAGTTTTTTCCCCTGATGACGAATGACCATACATGTAACAGCCCAACTGGATACGATAAGGAATATGTACTTGTACTACCAAACTAGGCCCCAAATACAGGCCTTCAGACACACATTATTAACATGAATTCAAAAACAAGAGATGTGTCAATTACAGTCATTTGGTTTGCTGTGGTTAATTTGCCCCAATCACTCCATAGATTTCCGAGTTTTGCCTATAGTTTTAGTACAGTAATTTACCTCACTTCACCAGTCCCAGGAATGGTCAGCAGAGGGCATGTTTGCTCTTTTTAACTTAAACTTGTTTGGGTATCTAGCTGCTATGTTAGCTAGTACTATTGACTGAAGCTGTGCTGTTATTAAACAGCTGATCATGCAAAAAATAGCCGTTTGACCATAGGCTTTAATTCTGAGGTACATGAACACACATTACTTATACAAATAAACAAGGCACAAAATATCTCACGGATCAAAGAGCAATCCACCTTTTGAAAGAGGTTAATCAAAAGTATTCAGTCAATAGTGAAGAAATACATTTAACTGGTGTTTCCTGGTATTTTCTTTGTCTTTCCCTATGGTCGGTAGAATAATCAGCCATGCCATCCTTACCCTCCCTGGTTAGTCTCATTGTAGAAAAGGCCATGCCTGTGCACGTGACTTTCCCCACAGTTccgttctttaaaaaaaaatattattacatTTCAAATTACAGTATAATAACAAAAAAACCATAGGACATGACTACATGTATATTTTCTCTGAAGaaacataaaataacatttaagtaaaaaaaaaaaaaaatcattacaCATGAATTGAGTTTCAAAAGTacctaaaataaaatatatataataaggTCAGGGGTTACAGTTGTACAACCCTATGATGGGGTTATAAGAATACAGTGTTTTTTTGTTATTAACTACTGCTAGAGATTTTATTAAATATTGGATTTCAAGTAAAAACATATTGCATTTGGGGACAGatttcaaatatttgtttttgtgtATATACATTTACCAGAGAGCATTCTGAAATTAAAGACAAATTCAGTAGTTTTGTTTTCATTTGAATAACAACATTTGACATATTTCATTGAAAGTACATAGGTCTTATttatgaaataaaaaatgtaaatacttaACTCGGTCCAAAATAACTCCTAAAAAATGTGCATTATAGTTTCACCTTCTTTATCACAGATATGTCCTCTAAGTCCATTCATTTAGATGAATTTATTGCAAGGGTTTATTTTGTGCAAGATTTTAAACTGaatttattttactttatttgaTATACAAAATTTGTGAGGGAGCAACCAAACTTTCTTCCATTCAATTTCAGTAATATATACATTCCAGAATAATTTCCCTCTAGGAGAGATCTTGTTCTTGGAGTTAAAAAGTTATCTaaaggggcctcccgagtggcgcagcagtcagcataataaaataatacaataataagttcaacatttttacattaaaataaacaaaatattttgCCCCTCCTCAACTATCCATCACATCCTCCTGGTTTCCATCAATCCCATGGCCGAATGCACATTTAGACTCTGACCCCTCCCACTCCAGGTCAGAGACTGGCTATCATTGTTGGCAGATGAAGACGCAAATTCAGCTGCAGATCAAGTTGTCATTGTGTTTACTAGGAAGATTGTGCGTCCATTCCTATGTATCACACAAAAATCACTTTCTAATAGAAGCAGA includes:
- the LOC110521359 gene encoding troponin I, fast skeletal muscle yields the protein MSDKKMTSSRRHHLKSLVLQIAFELIEVEKKEAVQEKANFMAELPALDLSGDQTALVEMLKKLAQSIDKVDEERYDAESKVTKADKEIEDLRMKVVEIQGMKKPALKKVRMSADAMLQALLGTKHKASMDFRANLKEVKKEVKEEAADAVGDWRKNVDEQAGMDGRKKKFQG